In the Corythoichthys intestinalis isolate RoL2023-P3 chromosome 12, ASM3026506v1, whole genome shotgun sequence genome, one interval contains:
- the cmklr2 gene encoding chemerin-like receptor 2: MDDSGEDYGNYSYDYYLEYGDVEELKIDHRQKEAMHIISVVIYIISFILGLIGNGTVIWVTGCKSKRTVNSIWLLNLALADFIFVLFLPFYIDYILRDFHWDFGVAICKINSFVLVMNMYASVLFLTVLSVDRYVSLVHHNWSQRYRTVARAWFTSACIWVTAAIMSCPALIFRDTVRLNDKVVCFNNFHAQDGQSAAMRHILIVSIRTTVGFFLPFTAICVTGILLTVRVNQSHGSVRLSSFTKTVSAMILAFFLCWAPFHIFSLMELSIHSSLYLHNVLKKGFPLATSLGFFHSCINPVLYVLMGKKVRHILKRACLDITKSSLRELSQSVSATDVESLPGIPQDTTPEEPVASSTL; the protein is encoded by the coding sequence ATGGACGACTCCGGAGAGGACTACGGAAACTACAGCTATGACTACTACCTGGAGTATGGTGACGTAGAAGAACTTAAAATAGATCACAGGCAGAAAGAAGCAATGCACATCATCTCGGTGGTCATTTACATAATATCCTTTATACTCGGTCTGATTGGAAATGGAACTGTCATTTGGGTGACAGGCTGCAAGAGCAAAAGGACTGTCAACAGCATATGGTTGCTCAATCTGGCCTTGGCCGACTTCATCTTTGTGCTCTTCCTCCCCTTCTACATTGACTACATCCTACGTGATTTTCACTGGGATTTTGGCGTCGCCATATGCAAGATTAATTCCTTTGTGTTGGTCATGAACATGTACGCGAGCGTTCTGTTCCTTACAGTGCTCAGTGTGGACAGATACGTCTCACTGGTACATCACAACTGGTCTCAGAGGTACCGAACGGTCGCTCGAGCCTGGTTTACGAGCGCTTGCATTTGGGTCACGGCCGCCATCATGAGCTGTCCAGCGCTTATCTTTCGGGACACGGTGCGCTTAAATGACAAAGTAGTGTGCTTCAACAACTTCCATGCACAGGATGGACAGTCAGCAGCCATGAGACACATTCTAATAGTCTCCATTCGTACTACGGTGGGCTTCTTTCTGCCTTTCACTGCTATATGTGTGACCGGCATCCTTCTGACAGTGAGGGTGAACCAATCCCATGGCTCCGTTCGCCTGTCCAGCTTCACCAAAACAGTCTCCGCCATGATCCTGGCCTTCTTTTTATGCTGGGCCCCTTTCCACATCTTTAGTCTAATGGAGCTATCCATACATTCCTCGCTCTATCTACATAACGTACTCAAAAAGGGATTTCCTTTGGCCACCAGCTTAGGATTTTTCCATAGCTGCATTAACCCAGTGCTCTATGTGCTTATGGGTAAAAAAGTGCGTCACATCCTGAAGCGCGCATGCCTGGACATAACTAAAAGCTCACTAAGAGAACTCAGCCAGTCTGTGTCAGCTACTGACGTGGAATCTTTGCCAGGAATCCCTCAAGACACCACACCGGAGGAGCCTGTGGCCTCATCAACTCTCTGA